AGTTCGTATTCATGAAACCAATCGACAGCCGATTGTTCGATAATCATAGCTACATCTACTTCGTTTTGTGTTTCTTTAATGAATAATTTCCTGGGCAGGAAATTGTACACAAGTGCAACAATTAGGAACGCCGCTGCAAGACCAATCCATGAATTCAACATGGGCTTACTGATCAGGCTTTTTCGTACAGGGCCTGAACTTTTAACCCGTGTCATAAGCCTGTCCTCAAAGCTGTCGAAATAGCCTTCAGGAACTGCAAATAGCTTATCTTGATCTGTCTTTTTCATTTTTGTCATTGTCAGCTCTTATTGGGTTATAATGCTTAGACAGTACTGAATATTAAAAGTTTAATTCTTAAAATAGTTCCTGCTCAATTAATGCTTCAATCTTCCTGACAGCGTGGAAATAGGAGGCCTTGAGAGCCCCAACTGAAGTGTTGAGAATTTCAGCCATTTCTTCATATTTCATGTTGTCATAATACTTCATATTGAAAACCAGGCGTTGTTTGTCAGGCAGGGTCAGCACGCTCTTTTGCAAGCGTGCTTCAATCTCGTCACCGGTAAACAATGGATCACCTGATAAATGACCGGAAAGGACAGACTCAAGATCTTCAGGTGAATCCATGAGTTCTGCTCTTTTCTTATTGAGGAAGTTGAGAGCTTCATTTGTTGCTATGCGGTACAGCCAGGTATAAAGCGAAGAGTCTCCACGGAACTTATCGAGGTTTTGCCAGACCTTTATAAAGCTATTTTGTAACAGGTCATCTGCATCTTCGTGGATAATAACCATCTTGCGTAGGTGCCAATAAAGCCTTTGCTTATACTTCTTTACGATGCAGGAAAAGGCAGCTTCATGCTGCCTGGTATTAATCATAGCCAATATTTCCCTGTCATCCGGATGCATTACTAAATAATTAGGAACGACGAAGGTACAAAAAAGTATCAAAAGCATGAGAAAATGAATTACCTTTGCAGGCTGAAATTTCGAGCTAACTAAAATACATTATTACAAAGCATGGCGTTGAAGTGTGGTATAGTAGGATTGCCCAATGTAGGTAAGTCTACCTTGTTTAATTGTCTGTCGAATGCAAAGGCGCAATCGGCTAATTTCCCCTTTTGTACTATTGAGCCCAATATAGGGGTAATAACCGTGCCTGATGATAGGCTTACAGAACTAGAGAGACTTGTGAAGCCCCAGAGGGTAGTTCCCACTACAGTGGAGATTGTAGATATTGCGGGTTTGGTAAAAGGAGCCAGCAAGGGTGAAGGATTGGGCAACAAGTTTCTGGCCAACATCCGTGAAACAGATGCTATCATCCATGTTCTGAGATGTTTTGAAGACGATAATATCACCCACGTTGACGGTTCGGTTGATCCGGTTCGCGACAAGGAAGTTATTGATATAGAGTTGCAACTAAAGGACCTGGAAACCGTAGAAGCCAGACTACCCAAGGTAGAGAAAACTGCAGTTGCTTCCAAGGATCCTGATTCAAAGAAGTTGTATGAAGTACTTCTGAAGTTCAAAGAGGCTCTTCTGGCCGGCAAATCGGCCAGAACTGTTGAGTTGACTGATGCAGAGGAGAAGGTTGCCAGAGGACTTTTTTTGTTGACTTCAAAACCGGTAATGTATGTCTGTAATGTTGATGAGGCATCCATACTTACAGGCAACAAACATGTTGAAGCACTTAGAAAGGCTGTTGCAGACGAGAATGCAGAGGTACTTATGATTGCAGCAAGGACTGAGGCTGAGATTGCAGAACTGGAGAGCTATGAAGAGAGACAGATGTTTCTCGAAGATTTGGGACTGAAAGAGTCTGGAGTTGCAAAACTCATCAAATCAGCATACAGGTTGTTGGATCTTCAGACCTACTTTACTGCTGGTGAGAAGGAAGTAAGAGCGTGGACCTTTCCCAAAGGAGCTTTGGCTCCCCAGGCTGCAGGTGTTATCCACACCGATTTTGAAAAGGGTTTTATACGCGCAGAAGTAATCAAATATGATGATTTTCTGAAATATGGTTCGGAACAGGCTTGCAAGGAAGCCGGTAAGATGTCTGTGGAAGGCAAAGAATATGTAGTGTGTGACGGAGATATTATGCATTTTAGGTTTAACGTATAGACCAGAATAGGATAATCTTCGGAGAAGCT
The genomic region above belongs to Xiashengella succiniciproducens and contains:
- a CDS encoding RNA polymerase sigma factor, with the protein product MLLILFCTFVVPNYLVMHPDDREILAMINTRQHEAAFSCIVKKYKQRLYWHLRKMVIIHEDADDLLQNSFIKVWQNLDKFRGDSSLYTWLYRIATNEALNFLNKKRAELMDSPEDLESVLSGHLSGDPLFTGDEIEARLQKSVLTLPDKQRLVFNMKYYDNMKYEEMAEILNTSVGALKASYFHAVRKIEALIEQELF
- the ychF gene encoding redox-regulated ATPase YchF — protein: MALKCGIVGLPNVGKSTLFNCLSNAKAQSANFPFCTIEPNIGVITVPDDRLTELERLVKPQRVVPTTVEIVDIAGLVKGASKGEGLGNKFLANIRETDAIIHVLRCFEDDNITHVDGSVDPVRDKEVIDIELQLKDLETVEARLPKVEKTAVASKDPDSKKLYEVLLKFKEALLAGKSARTVELTDAEEKVARGLFLLTSKPVMYVCNVDEASILTGNKHVEALRKAVADENAEVLMIAARTEAEIAELESYEERQMFLEDLGLKESGVAKLIKSAYRLLDLQTYFTAGEKEVRAWTFPKGALAPQAAGVIHTDFEKGFIRAEVIKYDDFLKYGSEQACKEAGKMSVEGKEYVVCDGDIMHFRFNV